From a single Calothrix sp. NIES-2098 genomic region:
- a CDS encoding 2-isopropylmalate synthase — MSSQPERIIIFDTTLRDGEQCPGATLNIDEKLVIAKQLARLGVDVIEAGFAFASPGDFEAVSKIAQTVGTENGPVICSLARAKKDDIKAAAAAIKPAAKGRIHTFIATSNIHLEYKLKKTKSEVLAIAEEMVAYAKSFTDDVEFSPEDAGRSDPEFLYQVLERAIAAGATTVNIPDTVGYTTPNEFGAIIKGIKENVPNIDKAIISVHGHNDLGLAVANFLEAVKNGARQLECTINGIGERAGNAALEELVMALHVRRQYFNPFLGRPADSEQPLTNIDTREIYRSSRLVSNLTGMLVQPNKAIVGANAFAHESGIHQDGVLKNKLTYEIMDAQLIGLTDNQIVLGKHSGRNAFRTRLKELGFELSETELNKAFIRFKEVADKKKEISDWDLEAIVNDEIQQAPDLFRVELVQVSCGSNAKPTATVTLRTPEGEELTDAAIGTGPVDAVYKAINRVVNVPNQLIEFSVQSVTAGIDAIGEVTIRLRHESRIFSGHAANTDIIVASAQAYVNALNRLYASLQSKEKAEEVTPQKV; from the coding sequence ATGAGCAGCCAACCAGAACGAATTATCATTTTTGATACAACATTGCGAGATGGAGAACAGTGTCCGGGAGCAACCTTAAATATAGACGAAAAGCTAGTAATAGCTAAACAGCTGGCGCGTCTGGGGGTAGATGTAATTGAAGCTGGATTCGCCTTTGCCAGTCCGGGAGATTTTGAAGCAGTCAGCAAAATTGCCCAAACTGTCGGCACAGAAAATGGCCCTGTGATTTGTAGTTTGGCCAGAGCCAAAAAAGATGATATTAAAGCAGCAGCAGCAGCGATTAAACCGGCTGCTAAAGGCAGAATCCATACTTTTATTGCTACATCTAATATTCATCTAGAGTACAAGCTGAAAAAGACAAAATCAGAGGTTTTAGCGATCGCAGAGGAAATGGTAGCTTATGCGAAAAGCTTCACTGATGATGTAGAATTTTCTCCCGAAGATGCCGGACGCTCCGATCCAGAATTTTTGTATCAAGTATTAGAGCGAGCGATCGCAGCTGGGGCGACAACAGTTAATATTCCCGATACTGTTGGTTATACAACCCCTAACGAATTTGGGGCAATAATTAAGGGGATAAAAGAAAACGTCCCAAATATTGATAAAGCAATTATTTCCGTTCACGGACATAATGACTTGGGTTTAGCAGTTGCTAACTTCTTAGAAGCTGTGAAGAATGGTGCTAGACAATTAGAATGCACTATTAACGGTATTGGCGAACGTGCAGGAAATGCAGCCTTAGAAGAATTAGTTATGGCTTTGCACGTCCGGCGACAATATTTCAATCCCTTCTTAGGACGACCGGCAGATTCAGAACAACCCCTGACAAATATCGACACCAGAGAAATTTATCGTTCCTCACGCCTGGTTTCCAATTTGACAGGAATGCTAGTGCAACCAAATAAAGCGATTGTCGGGGCAAATGCCTTTGCTCACGAATCTGGCATTCATCAAGATGGTGTATTAAAAAACAAGCTCACCTATGAAATTATGGATGCCCAATTGATTGGCTTGACAGACAATCAAATAGTTTTGGGCAAACATTCAGGGAGAAATGCTTTCCGCACCCGCTTGAAAGAATTGGGTTTTGAACTGTCAGAAACCGAATTAAATAAAGCATTTATCAGATTCAAAGAAGTCGCTGATAAAAAGAAAGAAATCTCGGATTGGGATTTGGAAGCGATCGTTAATGATGAAATTCAACAAGCACCAGATTTATTTAGAGTAGAGTTGGTGCAAGTTTCCTGCGGTAGCAATGCCAAACCTACTGCCACCGTTACTTTGCGTACTCCCGAAGGTGAAGAATTAACCGATGCAGCCATTGGTACCGGGCCTGTAGATGCAGTTTACAAAGCAATCAACCGCGTAGTAAACGTACCCAACCAGCTAATTGAGTTTTCTGTACAATCAGTCACAGCAGGTATTGATGCGATTGGGGAAGTAACTATCCGGTTACGACATGAGTCGCGCATCTTCTCCGGTCATGCAGCCAACACAGATATCATCGTTGCGTCTGCGCAAGCCTACGTTAATGCACTGAATCGGTTGTACGCATCTTTGCAATCCAAAGAAAAAGCTGAGGAAGTAACTCCGCAGAAAGTGTAA
- a CDS encoding ATP-dependent DNA helicase RecQ: protein MKKAIFSRDRVTSIMNYESSRTSWNSVLATFKKIWGYDNFRPPQGEIVSSLLAQKDALIIMPTGGGKSICFQLPALLQTGLTLVVSPLVALMENQVQELRQLNLSAALLHSELPASQRRLTLQALDRQKLRLLYLSPETLLSTPVWERLCEPQLQINGIILDEAHCLVQWGETFRPAYRRLGAVRPALLKSKPPGTKISVAAFTATADPLAQKIISTVLELQQPDIYRLNPYRPNLHLNVCIAWTPRGRKQKLIQFIKNRPQQAGLVYVRTRRDSEKLAATLAEMDYVTASYHAGLSAEERRAVEASWLSGKMPFVVCTCAFGMGINKPDVRWVVHFHAPLLLSEYVQEIGRAGRDGKPAEALTLVSEPTGWLDSEDKQRQQFFEEQMRSQQQTAQQLVKKLPKQGEVSAVARQFPDSAIALSLLHSSGQLNWLDPFHYIIKQGVDKQPLTQLQAAKQMNQYLHNKQCRWQFLLNAFGFDKEAASLHCGHCDRCCH, encoded by the coding sequence ATGAAAAAGGCTATATTCAGCAGAGATCGGGTTACATCTATTATGAATTATGAATCAAGCAGAACATCTTGGAACTCAGTCCTTGCTACCTTTAAAAAAATTTGGGGTTATGACAATTTTCGTCCACCACAGGGAGAAATCGTCAGCAGTTTATTGGCGCAAAAAGATGCACTGATTATTATGCCCACAGGTGGCGGTAAGTCGATTTGTTTTCAACTTCCCGCACTTCTACAAACAGGATTAACTTTGGTAGTCTCTCCCTTGGTAGCGTTGATGGAAAACCAAGTGCAGGAATTACGTCAATTAAACCTGAGTGCAGCACTGTTACATAGCGAACTACCTGCATCCCAACGTCGCTTGACGCTGCAAGCATTGGACAGACAAAAACTCAGATTACTGTATTTATCACCAGAAACTTTACTCAGTACCCCAGTGTGGGAAAGATTGTGCGAGCCACAATTGCAGATTAATGGCATCATTTTAGATGAAGCTCATTGTTTAGTGCAGTGGGGCGAAACATTTCGCCCAGCTTATCGCAGATTAGGGGCAGTGCGCCCAGCATTACTGAAATCAAAACCGCCAGGAACAAAAATTAGTGTTGCAGCTTTTACAGCCACAGCTGACCCTTTAGCCCAAAAAATTATTTCTACAGTTTTAGAATTACAACAACCAGATATTTATCGCCTCAATCCCTACCGTCCGAATTTGCATCTCAACGTCTGCATTGCTTGGACTCCAAGGGGTAGAAAGCAAAAATTGATCCAATTTATTAAAAATCGACCGCAACAAGCAGGATTAGTTTATGTGCGTACCAGACGAGATAGTGAGAAGTTAGCAGCAACCTTAGCAGAGATGGATTATGTTACAGCTAGTTATCACGCAGGACTGAGTGCGGAAGAACGCCGTGCTGTTGAAGCAAGCTGGCTAAGTGGAAAAATGCCATTTGTGGTTTGTACCTGTGCGTTTGGTATGGGGATAAATAAACCAGATGTGCGTTGGGTAGTTCACTTTCACGCGCCGCTGCTGCTTTCAGAATATGTGCAAGAAATTGGACGTGCGGGAAGAGATGGTAAACCAGCCGAAGCACTGACTTTGGTAAGCGAACCTACAGGTTGGTTAGATTCAGAGGATAAACAAAGACAGCAGTTTTTTGAAGAACAAATGCGATCGCAACAGCAAACAGCACAGCAACTCGTGAAAAAACTGCCGAAACAGGGAGAAGTAAGTGCAGTAGCGCGACAATTTCCCGATAGTGCGATCGCACTTTCTTTACTCCACAGCAGCGGTCAGTTAAACTGGCTTGACCCTTTCCATTACATCATCAAGCAAGGGGTGGATAAGCAACCTCTCACCCAACTACAAGCTGCCAAACAAATGAATCAATATCTTCATAACAAACAATGTCGCTGGCAGTTCTTATTAAACGCCTTTGGTTTTGACAAAGAAGCCGCTAGCTTGCATTGTGGACACTGCGATCGCTGTTGTCATTAG
- a CDS encoding phenylalanyl-tRNA synthetase subunit alpha, producing the protein MTSNLEAQLLALRQEGEKAIAAADTLERLEELRVNYLGKKGQLGALLRSMGQMSAEERPKIGAIANTVKESLQNSLDKQRTTLETAQIQAQLEAETLDVTMPGIYRPQGRIHPLNGIIDRALDIFVGMGYTVAQGPEMETDYYNFEALNTPPDHPARDMQDTFYLPDGNLLRTHTSSVQIRYMETEEPPIRVVAPGRVYRRDNVDATHSAVFHQIELLAIDEGLTFTDLKGAIKVFLQAMFGDLPIRFRASYFPFTEPSAEVDLQWNGRWLEVMGCGMVDPNVLKSVGYDPEIYTGFAAGFGVERFAMVLHQIDDIRRLYASDLRFLQQF; encoded by the coding sequence ATGACTAGCAATTTAGAGGCTCAACTTTTAGCACTACGGCAGGAAGGAGAAAAAGCGATCGCAGCCGCTGATACCTTGGAACGCCTGGAAGAACTCAGAGTCAATTATCTGGGTAAAAAAGGGCAACTTGGGGCACTGTTGCGAAGTATGGGGCAAATGAGTGCAGAGGAACGCCCAAAAATTGGGGCGATCGCCAATACTGTTAAAGAATCGTTACAAAATAGCTTAGACAAGCAGCGCACTACCCTAGAAACTGCTCAAATTCAAGCTCAGTTAGAGGCTGAAACTCTGGATGTGACCATGCCAGGAATTTATCGCCCCCAAGGTCGTATCCATCCTCTAAATGGCATTATTGACCGGGCGCTGGATATCTTTGTTGGCATGGGCTACACCGTAGCTCAAGGGCCAGAGATGGAAACAGATTACTACAATTTTGAGGCGCTGAATACTCCGCCCGATCACCCAGCCCGTGATATGCAGGATACTTTCTACCTGCCAGATGGTAATCTCCTGCGTACTCATACATCTTCAGTGCAAATCCGTTACATGGAAACTGAGGAACCACCAATCCGGGTGGTTGCACCAGGGCGCGTTTACCGTCGAGATAATGTAGATGCTACTCATTCGGCAGTTTTTCATCAAATCGAGCTTTTAGCTATTGATGAGGGACTGACATTTACAGACCTCAAGGGTGCGATTAAGGTGTTTCTCCAAGCGATGTTTGGCGATCTGCCAATTCGCTTCCGTGCTAGTTATTTTCCATTTACAGAACCTTCAGCTGAAGTTGATTTGCAATGGAATGGGCGCTGGCTGGAAGTTATGGGTTGCGGTATGGTCGATCCAAATGTGCTGAAATCTGTGGGTTATGACCCTGAGATTTATACCGGATTTGCTGCGGGTTTCGGTGTGGAACGCTTTGCGATGGTTCTACACCAAATAGATGATATTCGTCGTTTGTACGCCAGCGATTTGCGGTTTTTGCAGCAATTTTAG
- a CDS encoding stationary-phase survival protein SurE: MKLLISNDDGVSALGIRTLANSLAEAGHDVTVVCPDRERSATGHGLTLHQPIRAEIVESIFHPAVKAWACDGTPSDCVKLALWALLESPPDLVLSGINQGANLGTEILYSGTVSAAMEGIIEGLPSVALSLASHTSKDFQVAARFAQILVAQLAAKPLPELMLLNVNIPPVAWEEIAGVTITRQGVRRYVDVFDKRIDPRGKTYYWLTGEVLEDIEPPEGLKLPQNIPIDVHVIRKNYISITPLQYNLTYATGINQLSEWEFKFP, translated from the coding sequence ATGAAATTACTCATTAGCAATGATGACGGAGTTTCTGCCTTGGGTATTCGTACCTTAGCCAACAGCTTGGCAGAGGCAGGTCATGATGTAACTGTAGTTTGCCCAGATCGAGAGCGATCGGCAACTGGACATGGATTAACTTTACACCAACCAATTCGTGCGGAAATTGTCGAGTCCATTTTTCATCCCGCAGTCAAAGCTTGGGCGTGCGATGGCACCCCCTCAGACTGTGTGAAATTAGCACTTTGGGCTTTGTTAGAGTCACCTCCTGACTTGGTACTCTCTGGCATTAATCAAGGAGCTAATTTAGGGACGGAAATTCTCTATTCCGGAACTGTGTCTGCTGCTATGGAAGGTATAATTGAAGGTCTTCCTAGCGTTGCCCTCAGCCTTGCCAGTCATACATCTAAAGACTTTCAAGTTGCTGCTCGCTTTGCCCAAATTCTAGTCGCACAACTGGCAGCAAAACCCCTGCCTGAGTTAATGTTGCTCAATGTGAATATTCCCCCAGTAGCCTGGGAAGAAATTGCTGGAGTCACAATCACTCGTCAGGGAGTGCGGCGCTACGTTGATGTTTTTGACAAGCGAATCGATCCTCGTGGTAAAACCTACTACTGGTTAACTGGTGAAGTTCTTGAAGACATAGAACCTCCAGAAGGCTTGAAATTACCTCAAAACATACCCATTGACGTGCATGTTATCCGTAAAAACTACATTAGTATAACGCCATTACAATACAACCTCACTTATGCAACTGGAATTAATCAATTGTCAGAGTGGGAATTTAAATTTCCGTAA
- a CDS encoding GCN5-related N-acetyltransferase: MNEELKHRFYISTDKSKLDIKMIHNFLRSSYWAENMPLATLEKAIYNSLCFGLYEDNQQVGFARVITDYATSALLKDVFIVEPYRGQGLGKWFVQYILEEPELQDVQRWLLGTKDAHGLYRRYGFRNLTQPERMMMRLHPNTSET, from the coding sequence ATGAACGAAGAATTAAAACATAGATTTTACATCAGCACAGATAAATCAAAACTCGATATCAAAATGATTCACAATTTTCTGCGCAGTTCTTATTGGGCAGAGAATATGCCATTAGCCACACTGGAGAAGGCAATTTACAATTCTCTGTGTTTTGGACTTTATGAAGATAACCAGCAAGTCGGTTTTGCCAGGGTAATTACCGATTATGCTACTTCTGCTTTGTTGAAAGATGTGTTTATTGTGGAGCCTTATCGAGGGCAAGGTTTAGGAAAATGGTTTGTGCAATATATTTTGGAAGAACCAGAACTTCAAGATGTCCAAAGGTGGTTGTTAGGAACAAAAGATGCTCATGGCTTATACCGACGCTACGGTTTTAGAAACTTGACACAACCAGAAAGAATGATGATGCGTTTACATCCCAATACTTCTGAAACTTAA
- a CDS encoding integral membrane sensor signal transduction histidine kinase produces the protein MSTLITGVYDFRLLILSIAIALLAAYTALDLAGQVRTSSGYARIGWLIGGAIAMGTGIWSMHFVGMLAFCLPIPVKYDVYTVLISILAAILASGSALFAIGQEVGGTLNLLGGSLLMGLGITTMHYTGMAAMRLSASIHYNYLLVGLSVAIAFIVSLAALWLAFHLPDRTTSAHRKQKIVSAIVMGAAIPIMHYTGMAATSFHVTAVADIPSVMTFDSSVLSTTIGIVTFAILGLALLISLETTAIERTVALANLEREIAQRQQVEKLLQLEQARKLEQALKELQQTQAKLVHTEKISSLGQLVAGVAHEVNNPVSFISGNLSHAHQYVQDLIALLKLYYQQFPHPGMEIEKQIKTIELEYLLEDLPKMISSMKLGTDRIKEIMESLRNFSRVDGTDKKAADIHQGINTTLMILQHRLKAQPNRPAIQVVKYYGNLPQVECYLGQLNQVFMNLLANAIDALEESNNDKSFTHILEHPNVITISTSSDDNYVTIAIADNGTGMAEEVRSQVFDAFFTTKVEGKGTGLGLAISHEIITDIHGGSLQCVSSLGKGTEFIIQIPILTKVSHSSRSAICI, from the coding sequence ATGAGTACGCTTATTACTGGTGTTTATGATTTTCGTTTATTAATTCTTTCAATTGCGATCGCACTTCTTGCTGCTTACACAGCTTTAGATTTAGCTGGACAAGTCCGCACGTCTTCGGGATATGCACGCATCGGCTGGTTGATTGGTGGTGCGATCGCAATGGGAACGGGTATTTGGTCAATGCACTTTGTCGGAATGCTGGCTTTTTGTTTGCCAATTCCCGTGAAATACGATGTTTACACTGTGTTGATATCGATACTGGCAGCAATCTTGGCTTCAGGATCTGCTTTATTCGCAATCGGTCAGGAAGTGGGGGGCACCCTCAATTTACTGGGTGGTAGTCTATTGATGGGGCTGGGTATTACCACCATGCATTACACAGGTATGGCAGCTATGCGCTTGAGCGCTAGTATCCATTACAACTATCTATTAGTCGGACTTTCAGTTGCGATCGCTTTTATCGTTTCATTAGCGGCTTTGTGGTTGGCATTTCATTTACCCGATCGCACCACCAGCGCCCATAGAAAGCAGAAAATAGTTAGTGCGATCGTCATGGGTGCAGCTATCCCGATTATGCATTACACGGGTATGGCAGCTACTAGCTTTCATGTTACAGCAGTAGCAGACATCCCATCAGTCATGACCTTTGACTCTTCTGTACTATCCACTACTATCGGCATTGTCACCTTTGCAATTTTAGGATTAGCATTGCTAATCTCTTTAGAAACAACTGCAATTGAGAGAACGGTAGCCTTAGCCAATCTCGAACGTGAAATTGCCCAACGCCAGCAGGTAGAAAAGCTTCTCCAACTTGAACAAGCACGAAAACTGGAACAGGCTTTGAAAGAATTGCAACAAACTCAAGCAAAATTAGTCCATACAGAAAAAATATCTTCCCTAGGACAACTAGTTGCAGGAGTTGCCCATGAAGTGAATAATCCTGTCAGTTTTATTTCTGGTAACTTGTCTCACGCCCACCAGTATGTTCAAGATTTAATCGCGTTACTCAAACTCTACTACCAACAGTTTCCTCACCCAGGTATGGAAATTGAAAAGCAAATCAAAACTATTGAGTTGGAATATTTGCTGGAAGATTTGCCCAAAATGATTTCTTCGATGAAACTTGGTACTGACCGCATTAAAGAAATTATGGAATCGTTGCGGAATTTTTCACGAGTAGATGGAACTGATAAAAAAGCTGCTGATATTCATCAGGGAATTAACACCACGCTGATGATTTTGCAACATCGTCTCAAAGCACAACCAAATCGTCCTGCTATTCAAGTTGTGAAGTACTATGGTAATTTACCTCAGGTTGAATGCTATCTCGGACAACTCAACCAAGTTTTTATGAATTTACTAGCAAATGCAATTGATGCTTTAGAAGAGTCTAACAATGACAAAAGTTTTACCCATATACTTGAGCATCCTAATGTAATTACCATCAGTACCAGCAGCGATGATAATTATGTCACGATCGCAATTGCTGATAATGGAACTGGAATGGCAGAAGAAGTGCGATCGCAAGTATTTGACGCATTCTTCACAACCAAGGTAGAAGGTAAAGGTACAGGCTTAGGACTAGCTATCAGTCATGAAATTATCACAGACATCCACGGTGGTAGTTTGCAGTGTGTCTCTTCTCTAGGAAAAGGTACAGAGTTTATTATTCAAATTCCTATACTGACAAAAGTTTCTCATAGTTCGCGCTCTGCAATCTGCATTTGA